Proteins co-encoded in one Polyangiaceae bacterium genomic window:
- a CDS encoding serine/threonine-protein kinase, which translates to MTGQNDAIAPGTVVAGRYRIERRLGQGGMGSVYEVEHQVTGQRLALKLLDPKLTTDAIALERFRRESRAPARIDSDHVVKVTDADVAPELDGAPFLVMELLRGESFDELLKRRGRLEPDEALTYLRQIGRALDRAHALGIIHRDIKPENLILTRRDDGSPCVKLLDFGIAKLTEGGSMQSKTATGEVFGTPLYMSPEQTLGRVDRISPQTDVWALGIIAHRLLLGAEPWTAETLPHLVAQIAYEPLPVPSDRGSVLGPAFDAWFKKCCARETTDRFSSAGNAIRELGHALGVRDLASSSQHAILIPDRDSDPRSSSALAATAVATSPSAIGTDTLTAQVAPGKPSSKVFVAAILGAVVVIAGSRLLLRSSADEGTTNAASSQELPTTTAPALSAQPSSEPQVAPAEDASTPAPPSASSVAAPAAPKPLPAPVAAPKPQPNPVGPKPTPAPTPKPTPAPVATPAPAPSPPPDPLSGRH; encoded by the coding sequence ATGACCGGTCAGAACGACGCAATCGCGCCCGGCACCGTCGTTGCCGGCCGCTACCGCATCGAGCGGCGTCTCGGGCAGGGTGGCATGGGTTCGGTCTACGAAGTCGAACATCAGGTGACGGGTCAGCGCCTCGCGCTCAAGCTACTGGACCCGAAGCTCACGACGGACGCGATCGCGCTCGAGCGCTTTCGCCGCGAGTCGCGCGCTCCGGCGCGCATCGACAGCGACCATGTCGTGAAGGTCACGGATGCCGACGTGGCCCCGGAACTCGATGGCGCTCCTTTCCTGGTCATGGAGCTCTTGCGAGGCGAGAGCTTCGACGAACTGCTGAAGCGCCGCGGGCGGTTGGAGCCTGACGAGGCGCTCACCTACCTGCGTCAGATTGGACGTGCCCTCGACCGAGCACACGCCCTGGGCATCATCCACCGCGACATCAAGCCAGAGAATCTCATTTTGACGCGGCGTGACGATGGTTCGCCTTGCGTCAAGTTGCTGGACTTCGGCATCGCCAAGCTCACCGAGGGCGGCTCGATGCAGTCGAAGACCGCGACCGGCGAGGTCTTCGGCACGCCGCTCTACATGTCACCCGAGCAAACCCTGGGCCGGGTGGACCGGATTTCTCCCCAAACGGACGTGTGGGCGTTGGGGATCATCGCGCACCGCCTACTGCTGGGTGCGGAGCCCTGGACCGCCGAAACGCTGCCACATCTAGTGGCGCAGATCGCCTACGAACCCCTCCCCGTGCCGAGCGATCGCGGTTCGGTGCTGGGGCCCGCCTTCGACGCTTGGTTCAAGAAGTGCTGCGCCCGAGAAACCACCGACCGGTTCTCATCCGCGGGCAACGCCATCCGCGAGCTGGGTCACGCCTTGGGAGTGCGTGACTTGGCGAGTTCCTCCCAACACGCCATCCTCATTCCGGATCGGGACTCGGACCCGCGCAGCTCGAGTGCCCTTGCCGCGACTGCCGTCGCGACATCCCCCAGTGCGATCGGCACCGACACGTTGACGGCGCAAGTCGCCCCGGGCAAGCCGAGCTCGAAGGTCTTCGTCGCTGCGATCTTGGGTGCGGTTGTCGTGATCGCCGGAAGCCGTCTTCTCTTGCGCTCTTCGGCGGACGAAGGAACCACCAACGCTGCCAGCAGTCAGGAATTGCCGACGACCACTGCCCCCGCGCTCAGCGCGCAGCCCTCGAGCGAACCCCAGGTCGCCCCGGCGGAGGACGCGTCGACCCCCGCGCCCCCGTCGGCTTCGAGCGTCGCAGCGCCTGCCGCACCGAAACCCCTGCCAGCTCCCGTGGCCGCACCGAAACCGCAGCCAAACCCTGTCGGACCGAAGCCGACGCCCGCACCCACTCCGAAACCGACACCCGCGCCAGTCGCGACGCCTGCCCCCGCCCCCTCGCCCCCACCCGATCCACTAAGCGGACGACACTGA
- a CDS encoding PhnD/SsuA/transferrin family substrate-binding protein, with protein sequence MASVGASAVSCQRNQGRPLIIVLSPGHGADSSAVGKLEQLLREAAKREVVLRVGKSADEALRMATSAGTDAALLTLFEYLFARRLWQVQAALQVLRNGGKHDYAGEILVLKSGGATDLGALADQKIAYVDRYSTTGFLLAAKMLADKGVRVIPLFTGSHDAALEAVRRGQAAAAAAYAGAADKFQDLHAIARTESVPNEPLFFRADIDKGRRESITAAWSAVAATPAGKAALASIAGIDGVEPIDDRAYEGAFHLIDQAGRSVQELVPRGWLLANEKARPLDVAP encoded by the coding sequence GTGGCAAGCGTCGGAGCCAGTGCGGTGAGCTGCCAGCGCAACCAGGGCCGACCTCTGATCATCGTGCTGTCCCCCGGTCACGGTGCGGATTCGTCGGCGGTAGGCAAGTTGGAGCAGTTGCTGCGAGAAGCTGCCAAGCGCGAGGTCGTCCTGCGTGTAGGCAAGAGCGCCGACGAGGCGCTGCGGATGGCCACGAGCGCCGGAACCGACGCGGCATTGCTCACCTTGTTCGAGTACCTGTTCGCGCGGCGTCTGTGGCAGGTCCAGGCCGCGCTGCAGGTGCTGCGCAATGGCGGCAAGCACGACTACGCGGGAGAGATCCTGGTGCTGAAGTCGGGTGGTGCAACCGATCTAGGCGCGCTGGCCGACCAGAAGATCGCCTACGTGGATCGCTATTCGACCACCGGGTTCCTGCTGGCCGCCAAGATGCTGGCCGACAAAGGCGTCCGGGTGATACCCCTATTCACGGGCAGCCACGACGCGGCGCTCGAAGCAGTACGCCGCGGACAGGCCGCAGCCGCGGCCGCCTACGCCGGCGCGGCCGACAAGTTTCAGGACCTGCACGCCATCGCGCGAACCGAGTCCGTACCGAACGAACCGTTGTTCTTCCGCGCGGACATCGACAAGGGCAGGCGTGAAAGCATCACCGCAGCCTGGTCCGCGGTGGCAGCGACCCCCGCGGGCAAGGCGGCCCTGGCCTCCATCGCTGGCATCGACGGCGTGGAGCCCATCGACGATCGAGCCTACGAGGGCGCATTCCATCTCATTGACCAAGCAGGGCGCTCGGTCCAGGAGCTCGTCCCTCGCGGCTGGCTGCTGGCAAACGAAAAGGCCCGCCCCTTGGATGTGGCGCCATGA
- a CDS encoding peroxiredoxin-like family protein produces the protein MPCREHLSQLRERKLELDALELQVAVVTFSTPLMAQAYVEDADWPWPVLLDPERSLYGAFEMDRAPARDIWSLATLKAYLRVLRTGEHLRPSDEDVYQRGGNVLVDPAGAVRLHHVGRGPADRPPVDQLLAVVRGSAQ, from the coding sequence CTGCCGTGCCGAGAGCATCTCTCGCAGTTGCGAGAGCGAAAACTAGAGCTCGACGCTCTCGAGCTGCAGGTCGCGGTGGTCACCTTTTCTACGCCGCTGATGGCGCAGGCCTACGTCGAAGACGCGGACTGGCCTTGGCCGGTGCTACTCGATCCAGAACGCTCTCTCTACGGTGCCTTTGAAATGGATCGAGCTCCGGCTCGCGACATCTGGAGTCTGGCTACCCTCAAGGCCTACCTGCGCGTGCTACGCACGGGCGAACACCTGCGCCCCAGCGACGAGGACGTGTACCAGCGCGGCGGCAACGTGCTCGTCGATCCCGCCGGAGCGGTCCGACTGCATCACGTGGGGCGGGGACCGGCGGACCGTCCTCCCGTCGACCAGCTACTTGCCGTCGTCCGTGGTTCAGCCCAGTGA
- a CDS encoding CBS domain-containing protein has product MAQIVREVMNPELFSMHAEDAASEALVYIRALGITAVPVVDSEMRALGVASFRDLLTATAGQTLAERMTRPAITVTGDTPLEAAARLIVERGVHRALVLDEDEKVIGVVSALDLIAGILGLPAKHPDTFPHYDRLHAVTWTNDELLEVERVDVAPDRGGVLVLVAGGKDKKERVIWAEAAHNVRTRLYDLMSRPQDDHPELRGLLERYHEGLRFRATALDSEARRRSLASAIMASLRVGSLG; this is encoded by the coding sequence ATGGCTCAGATCGTACGAGAAGTGATGAACCCCGAACTGTTCAGCATGCACGCCGAGGACGCGGCCTCCGAGGCGCTGGTCTACATTCGAGCGCTGGGCATCACCGCTGTGCCTGTCGTGGACAGCGAAATGCGTGCGCTTGGCGTCGCCTCCTTCCGTGACCTGCTGACGGCGACCGCGGGCCAGACCCTCGCGGAGCGGATGACGCGCCCCGCCATCACGGTCACTGGGGACACGCCCCTCGAGGCCGCAGCGCGCTTGATCGTGGAACGCGGGGTCCATCGTGCTCTCGTCCTCGACGAAGACGAGAAGGTCATTGGAGTCGTCTCGGCGCTGGATCTGATCGCCGGGATCCTCGGCCTGCCGGCCAAGCACCCAGACACCTTCCCTCACTACGACAGACTTCATGCCGTGACCTGGACCAACGACGAGCTACTCGAGGTCGAGCGCGTGGACGTGGCGCCCGACCGCGGCGGGGTGCTCGTGCTCGTGGCGGGCGGTAAGGACAAGAAGGAGCGCGTGATCTGGGCTGAAGCCGCGCACAACGTGCGAACTCGTCTCTACGACTTGATGTCGCGGCCGCAGGACGACCATCCTGAACTGCGCGGGCTGCTCGAGCGATACCACGAGGGATTGCGCTTCCGCGCGACTGCCCTCGACTCGGAGGCGCGTCGCCGCAGCTTGGCCTCAGCCATCATGGCCAGTCTGCGCGTTGGATCACTGGGCTGA
- a CDS encoding universal stress protein, whose translation MSAKRILFATDFDEAARHARAEVAAVAVAFGAQVHVVNVLPSPLRAFVSSTRDEDEATTTLSEWTRELQSAGAEASAAPIARGNAAEAIVELAERLEVQLIMVGASNKSTLERLVTGSTAEAIARSAHQPVWISRPPHAGIKRVVVGVDGSDASRVAVEDALAITQRAGASLDVVAALDKLELNPLGMTAKEEDAARERFRESQEHDIRAFLAASRSDGSDVAHFAWGEAHDVLATFVHDNDADVLVVGRSGSGGVRRVLLGTTAERLLRTCPCSLVLTGSPTSQP comes from the coding sequence ATGTCGGCAAAACGAATCCTCTTCGCTACGGATTTCGACGAGGCCGCACGGCACGCCCGTGCGGAAGTCGCTGCGGTGGCCGTGGCCTTCGGCGCGCAGGTTCATGTCGTGAACGTGTTGCCTTCGCCCTTGCGTGCCTTCGTGTCATCGACACGAGACGAAGACGAGGCGACGACCACACTGAGCGAGTGGACGCGCGAGCTGCAGAGCGCTGGCGCAGAGGCATCGGCCGCACCGATCGCACGTGGCAACGCCGCGGAGGCGATCGTGGAGCTGGCAGAGCGATTGGAAGTGCAACTGATCATGGTCGGGGCCAGCAACAAATCCACGCTGGAACGCTTGGTGACGGGATCGACGGCCGAAGCCATCGCCCGCAGTGCGCATCAGCCCGTTTGGATCAGTCGTCCACCCCACGCAGGTATCAAGCGCGTCGTCGTTGGCGTCGACGGCTCGGATGCTTCCCGTGTCGCTGTGGAGGACGCGCTGGCAATCACTCAGCGTGCTGGAGCCTCCCTCGACGTGGTGGCCGCCCTGGACAAACTCGAACTCAACCCCCTGGGCATGACGGCGAAGGAAGAGGACGCGGCGAGGGAACGGTTCCGTGAAAGCCAGGAGCACGATATCCGCGCGTTTTTGGCTGCTTCCCGCAGCGACGGTTCGGACGTGGCGCACTTCGCGTGGGGGGAGGCCCACGACGTCCTAGCCACCTTCGTCCACGACAACGACGCCGACGTACTCGTCGTCGGCCGCTCGGGGTCTGGAGGAGTACGGCGGGTGCTACTGGGCACGACTGCCGAGCGCCTCCTGCGAACCTGCCCCTGTTCCTTGGTGTTGACGGGCTCGCCGACGAGCCAACCGTGA
- a CDS encoding CBS domain-containing protein, which translates to MVVEEIMTKDPTTVDASTPIREVISVLFELDVRHLPIVDGNTLVGIVSDRDVRAYLAPSLEELDNPDDIAQRLAQPIASVMSSDVLSVQPEMELNELVDLMLDHKVGAVPVVDSESDELVGIVSYMDVLRAAQDRL; encoded by the coding sequence ATGGTTGTCGAAGAGATCATGACCAAGGACCCGACCACTGTGGACGCCTCCACGCCCATCCGTGAGGTGATCTCGGTGCTCTTCGAGCTCGATGTCCGCCACCTGCCAATCGTCGATGGAAACACTCTGGTCGGCATCGTCAGTGATCGCGATGTCCGTGCCTACTTGGCACCCAGTCTGGAGGAACTCGACAACCCTGACGACATTGCCCAGCGGTTGGCGCAGCCGATTGCCTCGGTGATGAGTTCCGACGTGCTGTCCGTCCAGCCCGAGATGGAACTCAACGAGTTGGTGGACCTGATGCTCGATCACAAGGTGGGCGCCGTACCCGTCGTGGATTCAGAGAGCGACGAACTCGTGGGAATCGTGAGCTACATGGACGTCTTGCGAGCCGCTCAAGATCGGCTTTGA
- a CDS encoding CBS domain-containing protein — translation MSPSEPRPTPIQIRRTVEAGGDAGVELSVFCVCRNASVTVDTCLGCEECGGLQLDPSERNTFLMCRGDPRPSSVPDEPIPGSRVDPPVAKVMTAHVVCVRAELPLDELTQLMLERGISGVPVVDDSGRPLGVVSKTDLLRRRLERSQQTEVDEGPVRAGQYELELGPGFGSGGLSEDIVEDIMMPIALTIPENAPISKAAALMAHEGVHRLVVVDAHSSAVVGILSAIDLLRWMARQHGYAVPLAPERDAHRSGGSWP, via the coding sequence ATGAGCCCCAGCGAGCCGCGGCCCACTCCAATTCAGATCCGCCGCACGGTGGAGGCGGGGGGAGACGCTGGCGTCGAGCTCAGTGTGTTTTGCGTGTGCCGAAATGCCTCGGTGACGGTCGACACGTGCTTGGGCTGCGAGGAGTGTGGCGGCCTGCAGCTGGACCCGTCCGAGCGCAACACCTTCTTGATGTGCCGCGGCGACCCGAGGCCGTCTTCCGTTCCCGACGAACCGATCCCCGGCTCCCGGGTCGACCCACCCGTGGCGAAGGTGATGACGGCCCACGTGGTCTGCGTTCGGGCAGAGCTCCCCTTGGACGAACTCACTCAGTTGATGCTCGAGCGTGGCATCAGCGGCGTCCCGGTGGTCGACGATAGCGGCAGGCCCCTGGGAGTCGTGTCCAAGACCGATCTGCTGCGCCGCCGCCTCGAGCGCAGCCAGCAGACCGAAGTGGACGAGGGCCCGGTGCGAGCTGGCCAGTACGAGCTGGAACTAGGCCCCGGGTTCGGTTCCGGAGGGCTGAGCGAGGACATCGTCGAGGACATCATGATGCCCATCGCCCTCACGATTCCCGAGAATGCACCGATTTCGAAGGCGGCCGCGCTGATGGCACACGAAGGCGTACACCGCTTGGTCGTAGTGGATGCCCATTCCAGCGCCGTCGTGGGGATTCTGTCGGCGATCGATCTCCTGCGCTGGATGGCACGACAGCACGGCTACGCCGTGCCTTTGGCGCCTGAACGCGACGCCCATCGCTCTGGAGGTAGCTGGCCATGA
- a CDS encoding universal stress protein, giving the protein MSTRKILVPVDGSDCSRNALAVAGAWAKRMGAELWVLHAYHVPHYIQPSLLIWMGTGPRPLWELAEEQAAKELDELLATSQAAVDSAHRHLVHGDPSTAILALVEREKHDLIIMGTHGRSGAKRLALGSVAERVVRRAPCPVLVIPTHETKDRAEPLFEPRLL; this is encoded by the coding sequence ATGAGCACCCGCAAGATCCTCGTCCCGGTCGACGGCTCGGATTGCTCCAGGAACGCCCTCGCCGTCGCCGGAGCGTGGGCAAAGCGCATGGGCGCCGAACTTTGGGTGCTGCATGCCTATCACGTCCCCCACTACATCCAGCCCAGCCTGCTGATCTGGATGGGGACGGGCCCGCGTCCGCTCTGGGAACTCGCCGAGGAACAAGCGGCCAAGGAGCTCGATGAGCTCTTGGCCACGAGTCAGGCGGCAGTGGATTCGGCGCATCGCCACCTCGTGCATGGCGATCCCTCGACGGCCATCTTGGCCCTCGTCGAGCGCGAGAAGCACGACTTGATCATCATGGGCACCCATGGGCGCTCCGGCGCCAAGCGGTTGGCCCTCGGGAGTGTGGCGGAACGCGTGGTCCGTCGTGCTCCCTGCCCGGTCTTGGTCATCCCCACGCACGAAACCAAAGACCGGGCAGAGCCCCTCTTTGAGCCGCGACTTCTGTGA
- a CDS encoding universal stress protein — MKRILVPVDFSACSRLALARAAELAKAFGATVDLLHVWESPAFVAPEAMVGVSGGTQTLADLAREHAESAMKEFLASAQGEGFTVGKTLVKQGDPAKVIVETAEADNYDLVALGTHGRTGLSHLLLGSVAEKVVRRSRRPVLSVRERPQ, encoded by the coding sequence GTGAAGAGAATCTTGGTCCCCGTTGATTTCTCGGCATGCTCACGCTTGGCCTTGGCCCGCGCTGCCGAGCTCGCCAAAGCCTTCGGCGCAACCGTGGACCTGCTGCATGTCTGGGAATCGCCCGCCTTCGTCGCCCCAGAAGCCATGGTCGGCGTCTCCGGTGGAACGCAGACGCTGGCGGATCTGGCGCGGGAGCACGCCGAGAGCGCGATGAAGGAGTTCCTGGCGTCCGCCCAGGGAGAGGGATTCACGGTGGGCAAGACGCTCGTGAAGCAAGGCGACCCGGCAAAGGTCATCGTCGAGACCGCCGAAGCCGACAACTACGATCTGGTGGCTCTGGGGACCCATGGCCGCACGGGCCTGTCTCACCTGTTGCTCGGCAGCGTGGCCGAAAAGGTGGTGAGACGCTCGCGCCGGCCAGTGCTCAGCGTGCGGGAGCGCCCCCAGTGA
- a CDS encoding protoglobin domain-containing protein, whose amino-acid sequence MRLDTEALQSLEQYVGFTRGDLESLREFSVLAKPRLGDVVEDFYAAIEQHPQAHKALTGGAEQVARLKETLNAWLIGVLTAERDQSYLDKNARIGRVHVRIELPQEYMFTAMNRIRCGLMQIAFDTVPAPQVHTLILALQRALDLELAIMLETYRQDMDARGRASARLATIGQLAATIGHELRNPLGVIDSSLFLMKKSAANDTVDRGAFDKHAARIESQTRLCTQIINNLLDLARDRPPRIRRHELRTTVDAAVALSGLPRTAVQLELADALTVDADPTDLAHVLSNLLLNAWQAQHDEPKVWLAAHEVSGGTSIKVSDAGPGIPEADWERVFDALYTTKAKGTGLGLALCRRVLESHRGDIRVVPSDAGATLEMFLPTHAASPTLAKE is encoded by the coding sequence ATGCGCCTCGACACTGAAGCATTGCAAAGCCTCGAGCAATATGTGGGGTTCACGAGGGGCGATCTCGAGTCGCTGCGGGAGTTCTCCGTCCTGGCCAAGCCTCGGCTCGGCGACGTGGTGGAGGACTTTTACGCCGCGATTGAACAGCACCCACAGGCGCACAAGGCGCTCACGGGCGGCGCGGAGCAAGTTGCCAGGCTGAAGGAAACCCTCAACGCCTGGCTCATCGGGGTGCTCACCGCGGAGCGGGATCAGAGCTATCTGGACAAGAACGCACGCATCGGACGCGTGCACGTGCGGATCGAACTGCCCCAAGAGTACATGTTCACCGCGATGAACCGTATCCGCTGCGGGTTGATGCAGATTGCCTTCGACACGGTGCCGGCTCCGCAGGTCCACACGCTCATTTTGGCGCTGCAGCGTGCCCTAGACCTCGAACTCGCCATCATGCTGGAAACCTACCGCCAGGACATGGACGCTCGAGGTCGTGCGAGCGCGAGGCTCGCGACCATCGGTCAGCTGGCCGCCACGATCGGTCACGAACTTCGCAATCCTCTCGGCGTCATCGACTCGTCGCTGTTCCTGATGAAGAAGAGCGCTGCAAACGACACCGTAGACCGCGGAGCCTTCGACAAGCACGCCGCGAGAATCGAGAGCCAGACGCGGCTATGTACCCAGATCATCAACAACCTGCTGGATTTGGCCCGCGACCGCCCGCCTCGGATCCGGCGTCACGAGCTGCGGACGACGGTGGACGCAGCCGTTGCCCTCAGCGGTTTGCCACGGACTGCCGTGCAGCTAGAACTCGCCGACGCCCTCACCGTGGACGCGGATCCGACGGACCTTGCCCATGTGCTGAGCAATCTCCTGCTCAATGCCTGGCAGGCGCAACACGACGAGCCGAAGGTCTGGCTCGCGGCACACGAAGTCTCTGGCGGCACTTCGATCAAGGTGAGCGACGCAGGGCCCGGGATCCCCGAAGCCGACTGGGAACGCGTGTTCGACGCGCTCTACACCACGAAAGCGAAGGGCACTGGGCTGGGACTCGCGTTGTGCCGCAGGGTGCTGGAGTCGCACCGGGGAGACATCCGCGTGGTTCCCAGTGATGCCGGCGCGACCCTCGAGATGTTTCTGCCCACCCACGCAGCTTCCCCCACTCTGGCGAAGGAATGA
- a CDS encoding ATP-binding protein, whose product MMRVARALIVDDNLELAENLRDILRLVDGYDIDCAITASAEAARAHCRKVGHKLDLAFVDLHLPDADGLELVGDLRRRCPNCEVVLITGDATVESAAAAVAEGAFAFVLKPFSPKELMQTASNALARASLLRERESLRSELEVSERHHREVVEAIPAFVLALDAADRLVLWNRRLEEATGASRADMLGQAGRDLVGQGGDRLLPCKSGPSRMVRWQLAELAGAPAPITYALGTDVTEERAMLRRTLRAERLAAVGTLAAGLAHEVRNPLNSATLQLQVLRRRVEKGNAAPGSLLPVVDIVHDEIRRLERLVNDFLAFARPRPLEVAHTELDDLVKSVVVQLEPEVQQSGMRLEVQLAAECPVEVDAERLRQVLINLMRNALEAMAGEGVLAVRTRPADHEGFAHVEIEDTGPGIPDDAPIFDAFYTTKEAGTGLGLAIVHRIVDEHGGQVTVDSKPGLTVFRVRLPRAH is encoded by the coding sequence ATGATGCGCGTCGCCAGGGCCCTCATCGTCGACGACAACCTCGAACTTGCGGAGAACTTGCGCGACATTCTGCGCCTGGTCGACGGCTACGACATCGATTGCGCCATCACGGCATCGGCCGAAGCGGCCCGCGCTCATTGCCGCAAGGTAGGGCACAAGCTCGACTTGGCCTTCGTCGACCTCCACTTGCCGGATGCCGACGGACTCGAGCTCGTCGGGGACCTGCGGCGCAGATGTCCCAACTGCGAGGTCGTCCTGATCACAGGCGACGCCACCGTGGAAAGCGCCGCCGCAGCCGTGGCCGAAGGGGCGTTCGCCTTCGTGCTCAAGCCCTTCTCGCCGAAGGAGTTGATGCAGACTGCGTCCAATGCCCTGGCGCGGGCATCGCTCCTCCGCGAACGCGAGAGCCTGCGTTCGGAACTCGAAGTCTCCGAACGCCATCACCGCGAAGTGGTCGAGGCAATCCCCGCATTCGTGCTCGCACTGGACGCGGCGGACCGCTTGGTGCTCTGGAACCGGCGCCTGGAAGAGGCGACGGGCGCGTCGCGCGCGGACATGTTGGGACAGGCGGGACGCGACCTCGTCGGTCAAGGGGGAGATCGCCTGCTGCCCTGCAAAAGCGGCCCCTCACGCATGGTGCGCTGGCAGTTGGCTGAGCTGGCAGGTGCTCCCGCGCCGATCACTTACGCCCTCGGCACCGACGTCACCGAGGAGCGTGCGATGCTGCGTCGTACGCTGCGGGCCGAACGTCTCGCGGCCGTCGGCACCTTGGCCGCCGGCCTGGCACACGAAGTGCGCAACCCCCTCAACTCGGCGACTCTGCAGCTGCAGGTGTTGCGCCGACGAGTGGAGAAGGGCAACGCTGCACCCGGCAGTCTGCTCCCCGTCGTGGACATCGTCCACGACGAGATCCGCAGGCTGGAGCGACTCGTCAACGACTTCCTCGCCTTCGCGCGTCCGCGCCCGCTGGAGGTCGCCCATACGGAACTGGACGACCTGGTGAAGTCCGTCGTGGTCCAGCTCGAGCCAGAGGTGCAGCAGAGCGGCATGCGACTCGAAGTGCAGCTAGCCGCCGAATGCCCAGTGGAGGTGGACGCGGAGCGCCTGCGACAGGTCCTGATCAACCTGATGCGCAACGCGCTCGAGGCGATGGCTGGCGAAGGCGTGCTGGCCGTACGCACGCGACCCGCGGATCACGAAGGCTTTGCTCACGTCGAGATCGAGGACACAGGGCCCGGCATTCCCGACGACGCACCGATCTTCGACGCCTTCTACACCACGAAGGAAGCGGGCACAGGGCTCGGTCTGGCCATCGTCCACCGCATCGTGGACGAGCATGGTGGCCAGGTCACGGTGGACTCCAAGCCTGGGCTCACGGTTTTTCGAGTGCGGCTGCCCCGTGCCCACTGA
- a CDS encoding universal stress protein — MALPTRLLVPTDFSDNSREAFESAIQVAGRFGASIDLLYVWEPSSVVPIETLLSEVSTTTGPRTLGEIARREAQLKLQDLIASVPRPSTVTVRARVEVGRPDELIVTLVEQGAYDMVVMGTHGRRGVGRLVMGSVAERVVRNAPCPVLTVRRESPEVVSVRPSGL, encoded by the coding sequence ATGGCCTTGCCTACGAGACTGCTCGTTCCGACCGACTTCTCGGACAACTCGCGCGAGGCGTTCGAGTCTGCGATCCAGGTGGCGGGTCGCTTCGGCGCTAGCATAGACTTACTCTATGTGTGGGAGCCCTCCTCGGTCGTTCCCATCGAGACTCTGCTTTCGGAGGTCAGCACCACGACGGGACCGCGTACGCTGGGAGAAATCGCGCGCCGCGAAGCGCAGCTGAAGCTGCAGGATCTGATCGCTTCCGTTCCTCGTCCGTCGACGGTGACCGTGCGCGCGCGCGTGGAAGTCGGTCGCCCGGACGAGTTGATTGTCACGCTGGTCGAGCAGGGAGCCTACGACATGGTCGTGATGGGCACTCACGGGCGCCGCGGTGTCGGACGACTCGTGATGGGCAGCGTCGCCGAGAGGGTCGTCCGTAACGCGCCCTGTCCAGTCTTGACGGTACGCCGAGAATCACCGGAAGTGGTCAGCGTTCGTCCTTCGGGCCTGTGA
- a CDS encoding metallophosphoesterase, which produces MAHLTDLHVGRVTPFGIQKLAVTLTNESRPDLVVITGDFVCHSQAYLDQLSEVVASFHAPTLCVLGNHDYWSGATEVRQALLRAGAAVLSNEHTMLELRGQQLQVVGLDDSYTGHADVQAATRGLRRDVPTLGLSHIAEDAEALWARGVSLVLSGHTHAGQVTLARLNEIAIGRLAGHKYVHGLYGDRTSGAVYVGAGVGASVIPVRLGERGRREVTLFELGHAPGSFLEPFGEQPPGNGRKPSARLQYLRAAKVIKKEQRRNRQRRG; this is translated from the coding sequence GTGGCCCATCTGACGGATCTGCACGTCGGTCGGGTCACGCCCTTCGGCATCCAGAAACTCGCTGTCACACTCACGAACGAGTCTCGCCCGGACCTAGTGGTCATCACAGGGGATTTCGTGTGTCACAGTCAGGCGTATCTCGACCAGCTCAGCGAGGTGGTCGCTTCCTTTCACGCACCGACGCTGTGCGTGCTCGGCAATCACGACTACTGGTCTGGTGCGACGGAAGTGCGACAAGCGCTCTTGCGCGCCGGCGCGGCGGTCCTTTCCAACGAGCACACGATGCTCGAGTTGCGCGGGCAGCAGCTCCAGGTCGTCGGCTTGGACGACAGCTACACGGGACACGCCGACGTGCAGGCAGCGACGCGTGGTCTTCGCCGCGACGTGCCCACCTTGGGCCTGTCGCACATCGCCGAGGACGCCGAAGCCCTCTGGGCTCGTGGGGTGTCACTGGTGCTGTCCGGTCACACCCATGCGGGGCAGGTGACCTTGGCGCGGTTGAACGAGATTGCCATCGGGCGGCTGGCGGGGCACAAGTACGTCCACGGCTTGTACGGTGATCGCACCTCCGGCGCGGTCTACGTGGGTGCGGGCGTGGGTGCCAGCGTGATTCCGGTGCGGTTGGGAGAACGCGGGCGCCGCGAAGTCACCCTGTTCGAGCTGGGGCATGCCCCCGGTTCCTTCTTGGAGCCTTTTGGCGAACAACCCCCGGGAAACGGACGCAAGCCTTCGGCGCGCCTCCAGTATCTGCGCGCTGCCAAGGTGATCAAGAAGGAACAGCGGCGCAACCGTCAGCGGCGCGGCTAG